The following proteins come from a genomic window of Candidatus Paceibacterota bacterium:
- a CDS encoding ankyrin repeat domain-containing protein, whose product MRCWLGIGAGAAAVLAAMAGEPSAGQPVSSWTDLHRAVEAGDAAKVQTLIGQGAKANAGGGRWNVTAFHLAAETGNRELVELLLKSGADPNAQETRVNATALHLAIQKTNAAVINLLLADSRTDPNLELNNGFTALKMAVVQANRELVEKLIQKGAKLESPEGQFGPLHLAAEAGAVEVARVLLDKGAKVNAKGDLGLTPLHRATQQDHVEMVRLLLERGAEVDAKHEAGATPLLVAAISSNLDVAKTLLEHHAEVNAANEEGMTPLLAAASVGDLAMVKLLLTYKADVKTRRRGGYTSLHLAAIGGYPMTAEALIKHGADINVETDLGHTPLFLAGEYDRPEVVELLKQLKAK is encoded by the coding sequence ATGAGATGTTGGTTGGGAATTGGAGCAGGCGCGGCAGCGGTTCTCGCGGCGATGGCTGGGGAACCCTCCGCAGGCCAGCCGGTTTCAAGTTGGACTGACCTCCATCGCGCAGTTGAGGCGGGGGATGCCGCAAAAGTCCAAACCCTGATTGGTCAGGGGGCGAAGGCGAACGCCGGCGGGGGCAGGTGGAATGTGACGGCTTTTCATCTTGCTGCGGAAACAGGCAACCGTGAGCTGGTGGAGTTACTCCTGAAGAGCGGGGCGGATCCGAACGCCCAGGAAACTCGGGTCAATGCGACCGCCCTCCACCTAGCGATTCAAAAGACCAATGCCGCAGTTATCAATCTGCTCCTGGCTGATAGCAGGACTGACCCGAACCTTGAGCTTAACAACGGGTTCACGGCTCTGAAGATGGCGGTGGTGCAGGCCAACCGCGAGCTGGTTGAGAAGCTGATCCAAAAGGGGGCGAAGCTCGAAAGCCCGGAAGGGCAATTCGGGCCGCTGCACTTGGCGGCGGAGGCGGGCGCGGTGGAGGTCGCCCGGGTGCTCCTGGATAAGGGCGCCAAGGTGAACGCGAAAGGCGATCTTGGACTCACGCCGCTGCATCGCGCGACGCAGCAGGACCATGTGGAGATGGTAAGGCTGCTGCTGGAGCGCGGGGCGGAGGTGGACGCGAAACACGAGGCGGGGGCGACTCCGCTGCTCGTGGCAGCCATATCGAGCAATCTGGATGTGGCGAAGACGCTGCTAGAGCATCATGCGGAGGTGAACGCTGCGAATGAAGAAGGCATGACGCCGTTGCTGGCGGCTGCCTCTGTTGGTGATCTGGCAATGGTCAAGCTGCTGCTGACCTACAAAGCCGATGTGAAAACCAGGAGGAGAGGAGGATACACGTCTCTCCACCTGGCAGCGATCGGGGGTTATCCGATGACGGCGGAGGCGCTGATCAAGCACGGAGCCGACATCAACGTGGAGACGGATCTAGGGCACACCCCCTTGTTCCTCGCCGGGGAATACGACCGCCCGGAGGTGGTGGAACTGCTGAAGCAGCTGAAGGCGAAGTAG
- a CDS encoding tetratricopeptide repeat protein: protein MKTKLPYQCRAHRAITMSAFVTGFLVITLFSLAYPMQGAERDEVAIASSIEKALISEDWKTVSGQLSGVETNGASATLRLIKGHACLALNENNESFGLFLSVASKPDRAAYADWASSLAARNPENAIAWYFKGDALARQTNWNGAVGSFDQALKLNPKHALTLNARGVVFAQQGKVALAKKDFVEAVSASNGSLADAHDNVGYLWIQRKDGAKGALEAFKNAISHSSRFALALHGKGCIELVCGNYEDARQDLQAADGCGNQFARIFIENEARFAACGLGLKPDQLLAALADPGMSLSAKAELVDGAKRDFGVARNLEKMSYVPFNQHLSQFFDGMGMRKAARLDVDYGAGTARKELSSGDISRAVDYAGRQKSQNGSFMGDYAQNLLSTGKEGIPSSEGKIDRGGIAKSLIDRQISINNDWKDLNNRYSDIMQKSYGAEFSGGATRSREAGGVLVQVRIQNGNWPFLPFYGLAYTLED, encoded by the coding sequence ATGAAAACGAAATTACCATATCAGTGCCGAGCCCATAGGGCTATTACGATGAGTGCCTTCGTTACTGGCTTTCTCGTGATAACACTCTTCTCCCTCGCGTATCCCATGCAGGGCGCGGAACGCGACGAGGTGGCAATTGCATCATCCATTGAAAAGGCCCTGATTTCGGAGGATTGGAAGACCGTGTCGGGGCAGTTGAGCGGTGTGGAAACCAATGGAGCGTCGGCTACTCTTCGCTTAATCAAGGGGCATGCCTGCCTGGCCCTGAACGAAAACAATGAGTCCTTCGGTCTCTTTCTGAGCGTTGCTTCCAAACCGGATCGCGCGGCGTATGCGGACTGGGCGTCTTCGCTCGCGGCGAGGAATCCTGAAAATGCGATAGCCTGGTACTTCAAGGGGGATGCGCTGGCCCGGCAGACGAATTGGAACGGGGCGGTTGGCAGCTTTGACCAAGCCCTGAAACTCAACCCTAAACACGCCCTCACTCTGAACGCTCGTGGTGTGGTCTTTGCACAACAAGGTAAGGTCGCGCTGGCCAAGAAGGACTTTGTAGAGGCGGTCAGCGCCAGCAATGGCTCTCTGGCCGATGCCCACGATAATGTCGGGTATCTCTGGATTCAGCGGAAGGATGGGGCCAAAGGCGCATTGGAGGCTTTCAAGAATGCAATTTCACACTCTTCCCGGTTCGCTTTAGCGCTGCACGGAAAGGGGTGCATTGAACTGGTGTGTGGGAATTACGAAGACGCTCGTCAGGACTTGCAGGCAGCCGATGGCTGCGGCAATCAGTTCGCCAGGATCTTCATTGAGAACGAGGCTCGTTTTGCGGCCTGTGGGCTCGGGCTCAAACCCGATCAGTTGTTGGCGGCGCTGGCCGACCCAGGCATGTCACTCAGTGCAAAGGCTGAACTCGTGGATGGTGCAAAACGAGATTTCGGAGTAGCTCGGAACCTTGAGAAGATGTCATATGTACCCTTTAATCAACACCTATCGCAGTTTTTCGATGGAATGGGGATGAGAAAGGCCGCGAGGTTGGACGTCGATTACGGGGCTGGAACGGCAAGGAAGGAGTTATCCTCGGGGGACATTTCACGAGCGGTTGATTACGCGGGCCGTCAAAAAAGTCAGAATGGAAGTTTTATGGGAGATTATGCCCAGAACCTATTGTCCACGGGTAAGGAAGGTATACCCAGCTCTGAAGGGAAGATCGATCGTGGAGGTATTGCGAAGAGTTTAATAGATCGACAAATCAGCATAAATAACGACTGGAAGGATCTTAATAACCGGTACAGCGACATCATGCAGAAGAGCTATGGCGCCGAGTTCTCTGGGGGGGCGACACGCTCTCGCGAGGCGGGAGGGGTGCTTGTCCAAGTCAGGATTCAGAACGGCAACTGGCCATTTCTTCCATTTTACGGGCTAGCCTACACGTTAGAGGATTGA
- a CDS encoding M48 family metalloprotease translates to MKSINVFAPIAGVAAICLVSGCAAPRSDVGGASIYGPRYHSGFAGMKVPAAETIEAASKGNWRFNAPVDKVWAACLEVASQYQAVIGLERKENARILCVIKGRDAQIAANDRAREATFGGCYEHWLAIAVVEDSGGARVSLASFDPLTGQFKSAPPAEQALFAQVQIQVSSVVLWGEKYADIDWLKRQPRLGTKTGGSAATVKFEDYEIILGNWIAKRLRLDLGLVQCPEVTFSLERAARQLKQAAGISDMSGTVSILGSPNINAFATPNGDIYVTSGLLDSAQSIDEVAAVLAHEIQHLKNHDIARKLSRQQAGDAGSAAIRTAAAMADIGMMFVGAGGGYASQAAQSGAHLAGEAIAQKSSDYLQTGMLENFSEDAEIRADEKGCETLYLAGFSVDANMSLLAGLKEKQGMLLAAKSPVMSNLINMKPGLDKRMEKMATTISRVKSQGDKAP, encoded by the coding sequence ATGAAATCCATTAACGTTTTTGCACCGATTGCAGGAGTGGCTGCAATTTGCCTGGTCAGCGGTTGCGCGGCCCCACGGTCGGATGTGGGGGGGGCAAGTATATACGGCCCCCGTTATCATTCCGGGTTCGCAGGCATGAAGGTCCCGGCAGCGGAAACCATCGAAGCCGCGTCGAAGGGCAACTGGCGCTTCAACGCACCCGTAGATAAGGTCTGGGCGGCTTGTCTGGAGGTTGCCTCCCAATACCAGGCGGTTATCGGGTTAGAGAGGAAAGAGAATGCACGAATCCTATGTGTCATCAAGGGGCGCGATGCGCAGATCGCTGCGAATGATCGTGCGCGGGAGGCTACTTTTGGCGGCTGCTACGAGCACTGGCTGGCAATCGCGGTCGTTGAGGATTCGGGAGGAGCCCGGGTTTCCTTGGCATCGTTCGACCCATTAACAGGCCAATTTAAGTCCGCGCCACCAGCGGAGCAGGCCCTTTTCGCTCAGGTACAGATACAGGTGAGCTCCGTTGTTCTTTGGGGGGAGAAGTATGCAGATATCGACTGGCTGAAGAGACAACCTCGTTTGGGAACGAAGACAGGGGGTTCAGCTGCGACGGTCAAGTTCGAGGACTACGAGATCATTTTGGGCAACTGGATTGCGAAGCGGTTGAGGCTGGATCTGGGATTGGTGCAATGTCCGGAGGTGACCTTCTCGCTAGAAAGAGCGGCGAGACAACTGAAGCAGGCGGCCGGGATCTCGGACATGTCCGGCACGGTAAGTATCCTCGGCTCACCGAACATTAATGCCTTCGCGACCCCGAACGGAGATATTTATGTCACCTCCGGGCTGCTGGACTCAGCTCAGTCCATTGATGAGGTGGCTGCGGTCCTGGCGCACGAAATCCAGCATCTGAAGAACCATGACATAGCGCGGAAATTGAGTCGCCAGCAAGCCGGTGACGCCGGCTCAGCCGCGATACGGACAGCGGCCGCAATGGCTGACATAGGCATGATGTTTGTCGGAGCAGGCGGGGGATATGCCTCGCAGGCGGCGCAAAGCGGGGCGCACTTAGCCGGCGAGGCGATAGCTCAGAAGAGCAGCGACTATCTGCAGACAGGAATGCTGGAGAATTTTTCAGAGGACGCCGAGATTCGGGCTGACGAAAAAGGTTGTGAAACATTATACCTGGCCGGTTTTTCGGTTGATGCGAACATGTCGCTGCTGGCGGGCTTGAAGGAGAAGCAAGGCATGCTCTTGGCTGCGAAGTCGCCGGTCATGTCAAATCTTATCAATATGAAGCCGGGTTTGGACAAGCGGATGGAGAAGATGGCAACAACCATTTCCCGGGTGAAAAGCCAGGGGGACAAGGCGCCCTAA
- a CDS encoding MotA/TolQ/ExbB proton channel family protein produces MAPKKQERGPVKSRRRDRWAEGPVFTSGLIGALVVAVAYVLVMPLVANTHFGRVLTDSAWVGKTIFTFGFWALALLCFKWRNVERLRELLQADLLPMAVGKTVTPENSTLFVRYIQSCWGDQARHPLARRLVQALAAVAKGQSRPEIQQLLRSQHEADVDQIEGSFSLVRTFIWSAPILGFIGTVLGIGFAIGGFSVSMGAAEDLTAVKSSLGQVIAGLAFSFQATFVGLVVSLVLVFATNWRHKAEMEFLGEVGDYCEHHLLSRVTAPANGIATGVEDAVSHGGSVGGP; encoded by the coding sequence TTGGCACCCAAAAAGCAGGAAAGAGGACCGGTTAAGAGCCGGCGGCGAGACCGGTGGGCGGAAGGGCCGGTATTCACCAGCGGACTGATCGGGGCGCTAGTAGTTGCTGTCGCTTATGTACTGGTGATGCCACTGGTCGCGAACACACATTTTGGGCGGGTTTTAACAGACAGCGCGTGGGTCGGGAAAACCATTTTCACTTTCGGCTTCTGGGCGCTGGCATTGCTCTGCTTCAAATGGCGGAATGTCGAGCGCCTCCGGGAGCTGCTGCAAGCGGATTTGCTCCCGATGGCGGTGGGGAAGACCGTTACGCCGGAAAACTCGACCTTGTTTGTGCGCTACATTCAGTCTTGCTGGGGTGACCAGGCGAGGCATCCGCTGGCGCGGCGGCTGGTGCAGGCGCTAGCGGCAGTGGCAAAGGGCCAAAGCCGGCCGGAAATACAGCAGTTGCTTCGGAGCCAGCACGAGGCTGATGTGGACCAGATAGAAGGAAGCTTCAGTCTGGTACGAACGTTTATCTGGTCGGCGCCGATCCTTGGGTTTATCGGGACGGTGCTGGGCATCGGGTTCGCCATTGGAGGGTTTTCGGTATCCATGGGGGCGGCGGAAGACTTGACGGCGGTGAAGAGCTCGCTCGGGCAGGTGATAGCAGGGCTGGCGTTTTCGTTTCAGGCAACGTTCGTGGGGCTGGTGGTGAGCCTGGTGTTGGTATTTGCGACCAACTGGCGGCACAAGGCAGAGATGGAGTTTTTGGGGGAGGTGGGGGATTATTGCGAGCACCACCTTCTGAGCCGGGTAACCGCCCCAGCAAACGGGATTGCGACAGGAGTTGAGGATGCGGTCTCCCACGGTGGCAGCGTGGGGGGTCCCTGA